A stretch of the uncultured Desulfobacter sp. genome encodes the following:
- a CDS encoding dynamin family protein gives MTLQPQDSIENIVDDTLSVIDSLAAVSNHSDKSLVESRQLCSKIPSYISEGILRVAVVGVIKSGKSTFINAVSGRELVQRGAGVVTSITTRIRKGKKNRAIIHLKSWDEINSEIESCLEMFPGQDESPPFDIRRTQDRQHLRRVFDSIVSAFPITSQGLRPEALVIRNALDGYKNCIDVIGSDEQTISFDAKSFDSHKQFTADSAKAFYVKDVCLEVYGKTIHPNVEIADCQGADSTDPAVLEKIFSYLEAANLIVYCISSRTGLRHSDMVFLKRIKRLGLLENIFFVLNCDLSEHENLNNLKEIRDKTISELNLLVPDVELFSFSALYTLFDALGKKLSSKNKKRLEFWQEDKEMADFCTKEYRRFLAGFNLLFDASRFNLFYANHIERLKIVTQILDEKIKILFDVFSAGLLDQEKARKRLADLEGNARRLRVIVDNSIAGAVSALRREIESNLKNAFLKDSENITKLVTQFIRQAEIDSQPYRTGVDATGFKQILYMMFQDFKRELDLFILEQVTPELKQLVGLQEERIESYFKSLLDSYRIDYVTIGAPGDEEGDRVSLEMIKEEAEYSKAADLENIKKILGLHLPAQIFSPEYTRTMQANAVTDFGFHSLVLFVSAIMDKHVRFSFTPGLDRAAGRIKKKTLTIMQRQIKAYHSSLKQDYFFPLIDAVTRDFKDKILQRFSMYETLNKDMDELFCLKQEEKNQHLVMIKKSKNDIIRIRALLDEFSMDFGTNAFECAVENSL, from the coding sequence ATGACTTTACAACCTCAGGACTCCATAGAAAATATAGTTGATGATACCCTCTCGGTAATTGATAGCCTGGCCGCCGTTTCAAATCATTCTGACAAAAGTCTTGTTGAGAGCAGACAGCTTTGCAGCAAAATCCCTTCCTATATCAGCGAAGGGATTTTGCGTGTGGCCGTGGTCGGGGTGATTAAATCCGGCAAAAGTACTTTTATCAACGCCGTTTCAGGCCGAGAACTGGTTCAGCGCGGGGCAGGTGTGGTGACATCCATTACCACCCGTATCAGAAAGGGGAAAAAAAACAGGGCAATTATTCATCTTAAATCATGGGATGAGATCAACAGTGAAATTGAAAGCTGTCTGGAGATGTTTCCCGGCCAGGACGAATCCCCGCCTTTTGATATTAGACGCACCCAGGACCGGCAGCATCTGCGCCGCGTTTTTGATTCCATCGTCTCTGCATTTCCCATTACATCCCAAGGACTTCGTCCCGAGGCTCTGGTCATCCGCAATGCTCTTGACGGATATAAAAATTGTATAGACGTTATCGGGTCTGATGAGCAGACCATCAGCTTTGACGCCAAATCCTTTGACAGTCACAAACAATTTACGGCAGACTCGGCCAAGGCGTTTTATGTCAAAGACGTGTGCCTGGAAGTGTATGGAAAAACCATTCATCCAAACGTTGAAATTGCCGATTGTCAGGGTGCGGATTCCACAGATCCTGCCGTTCTTGAAAAAATATTTTCTTATCTTGAGGCTGCCAACCTGATTGTTTACTGCATCTCGTCACGTACGGGGCTTCGCCACTCTGATATGGTTTTTTTAAAACGGATAAAACGTCTTGGGTTACTGGAAAATATTTTTTTTGTTTTGAACTGTGATTTAAGTGAACATGAAAATTTAAATAACCTGAAAGAAATACGGGATAAAACGATTTCCGAGCTAAATCTTTTGGTGCCGGATGTCGAACTTTTCTCTTTTTCGGCATTGTATACCCTGTTTGATGCCTTAGGTAAAAAACTTTCATCCAAAAACAAGAAGCGACTTGAATTCTGGCAGGAGGACAAGGAGATGGCTGATTTTTGCACCAAAGAGTATCGTCGCTTTCTTGCCGGGTTCAATTTACTGTTTGATGCATCCCGGTTCAATCTGTTTTATGCCAATCACATTGAACGACTTAAAATTGTGACCCAAATTCTTGACGAAAAAATAAAAATTCTTTTTGATGTTTTTTCTGCCGGGCTTTTAGACCAGGAAAAAGCCAGAAAGCGTCTTGCCGATCTTGAAGGCAATGCCAGGCGTTTAAGGGTTATCGTTGATAATTCAATTGCCGGCGCTGTATCAGCGCTGCGCAGGGAGATTGAGTCCAATTTAAAGAATGCATTTCTCAAAGACAGCGAAAACATCACAAAACTTGTGACACAATTTATCCGGCAGGCTGAAATTGACTCACAGCCATACAGGACAGGGGTGGATGCGACGGGGTTCAAACAGATTTTGTATATGATGTTCCAGGACTTCAAGCGGGAGTTAGATCTTTTTATCTTGGAACAAGTAACCCCGGAACTCAAACAATTGGTCGGTCTTCAAGAGGAACGTATAGAGTCATATTTTAAATCTCTTCTGGATTCTTATCGCATTGATTATGTCACCATCGGCGCCCCCGGGGATGAGGAGGGCGATCGCGTTTCCCTTGAAATGATCAAAGAAGAGGCAGAATATTCCAAGGCAGCAGATCTTGAAAACATTAAAAAAATTTTAGGGTTGCATTTGCCGGCCCAGATCTTTTCGCCTGAATATACCAGGACGATGCAAGCCAATGCTGTCACCGACTTTGGTTTTCATTCATTGGTTTTGTTTGTATCCGCCATAATGGACAAGCATGTGCGATTTTCCTTTACCCCTGGGCTTGACAGGGCTGCCGGCAGAATCAAGAAAAAGACACTGACGATCATGCAGCGGCAGATAAAAGCCTATCACAGCAGTTTGAAGCAGGATTATTTTTTCCCGTTGATAGATGCGGTAACACGAGATTTTAAAGACAAAATTCTTCAACGTTTTAGCATGTATGAAACCTTGAACAAGGATATGGATGAACTTTTCTGCCTCAAACAGGAAGAAAAAAATCAGCACCTTGTCATGATAAAAAAATCGAAAAACGATATTATCCGGATACGCGCGCTTCTTGACGAATTCAGCATGGATTTTGGAACGAACGCATTTGAGTGCGCCGTCGAAAACAGCCTTTAG
- a CDS encoding YqgE/AlgH family protein, whose translation MNDQITQNMKGKFIMAIPGLPDPNFAQTVTCLCEHNESGALGFIVNKVHPLLTGRELFEDLGITCNDSIDKTDIFLGGPVQPSGVFVLHCGPFEWNETLKICDWLALSNSRDILEAIALGKGPDTFMILLGCAGWGPMQLDNELADSAWLTCDMSREIMFDTKPDLKYEKAMMLI comes from the coding sequence ATGAACGACCAGATTACACAAAATATGAAAGGTAAATTCATCATGGCCATTCCCGGCCTTCCGGATCCTAATTTTGCACAGACCGTCACCTGTCTTTGTGAGCATAATGAATCCGGTGCCCTCGGCTTTATTGTCAATAAAGTCCACCCGTTACTTACCGGCCGAGAGCTTTTTGAAGATTTAGGCATTACCTGCAATGACAGTATCGATAAAACAGATATTTTTCTTGGCGGTCCGGTTCAGCCTTCAGGTGTATTTGTACTTCATTGCGGCCCGTTTGAGTGGAACGAAACCCTTAAAATTTGCGACTGGCTGGCGTTGAGTAATTCCCGGGATATCCTGGAAGCCATTGCCCTGGGAAAGGGACCTGATACCTTTATGATTCTTTTAGGTTGCGCAGGGTGGGGTCCTATGCAGTTAGACAATGAACTTGCCGATTCGGCCTGGCTCACCTGTGATATGTCCAGGGAAATCATGTTTGATACCAAACCGGACCTGAAATATGAAAAAGCCATGATGTTGATCTGA
- a CDS encoding YdbL family protein, translated as MMKPVKSLFVMTLVLSFVFCSGAFAGSIKQRMKQRLPQIVDLKNRGIIGETNAGYLGFVTAKKEKQDVVTAENEDRKAIYNQIAKQQNVSIQLVEKRRAAALFSSATKGYYYQNEAGVWVKK; from the coding sequence ATGATGAAACCCGTTAAATCACTATTTGTTATGACCCTTGTCCTCTCTTTTGTTTTTTGTTCCGGGGCCTTTGCCGGAAGCATTAAGCAACGCATGAAACAGCGTTTGCCCCAGATTGTCGATTTGAAAAATAGAGGTATTATTGGTGAAACCAATGCAGGTTATTTGGGATTTGTCACGGCAAAAAAAGAAAAACAGGATGTGGTGACAGCCGAAAATGAGGATCGCAAAGCTATTTACAACCAGATTGCAAAGCAGCAGAATGTATCCATTCAGCTTGTCGAAAAAAGAAGAGCAGCCGCTTTGTTTTCAAGCGCCACAAAAGGCTATTATTACCAGAACGAGGCTGGTGTGTGGGTTAAAAAATAA
- a CDS encoding putative molybdenum carrier protein, translated as MGFLYKIVSGGQTGADRAALDTAIKFNVPHGGWITKGRRTESGPLPDFYNLKEMATREYPARTRQNILDSDGTVVIARGPLTGGSALTDAFARKTDKWVCTIDLMEQDIFEAALTLHAFILDQGIRVLNVAGPRASNDPEIYYDVKAILSAVLYLDFLETEDELWQADQMIGQKFNFQGSISSIDQAIQALEQSLTLRGKIMIARSKAHQMAGIYFTLLEYVQLSLNLDEIDSDLFKLLSKGRDIKDYTPEDAVMELLKKLKTKLSKNFQLRVVSS; from the coding sequence ATGGGCTTTTTATATAAAATTGTGTCAGGCGGACAGACCGGGGCCGACCGTGCTGCTTTGGATACCGCCATAAAATTCAATGTTCCCCATGGCGGATGGATTACCAAAGGCCGGAGAACTGAATCCGGGCCATTACCCGATTTTTATAATTTAAAAGAGATGGCGACCAGGGAGTACCCAGCCCGGACCCGGCAAAATATACTTGATTCCGACGGCACTGTTGTCATTGCCCGGGGACCCTTAACAGGCGGGTCGGCCCTGACTGATGCCTTTGCCCGGAAAACAGACAAGTGGGTTTGCACCATAGATCTGATGGAACAAGATATTTTTGAGGCTGCCTTGACTCTCCACGCCTTTATTCTGGACCAAGGCATTCGTGTACTTAATGTCGCAGGTCCAAGGGCCAGCAATGATCCTGAAATTTATTACGATGTTAAAGCCATTCTGTCTGCCGTATTGTATCTGGATTTCCTCGAGACCGAAGATGAGTTATGGCAGGCGGATCAGATGATTGGGCAAAAGTTTAATTTTCAGGGATCAATCAGCAGTATAGATCAGGCCATCCAGGCCCTTGAACAAAGTCTGACGCTCAGGGGAAAGATTATGATCGCCAGGAGTAAGGCACATCAGATGGCCGGCATTTACTTTACCCTTCTTGAGTATGTGCAGTTATCTCTCAACCTGGACGAAATAGATTCAGACCTGTTCAAGTTACTTTCCAAAGGAAGAGACATCAAAGACTATACGCCTGAAGACGCGGTGATGGAACTTTTAAAAAAACTTAAAACCAAATTGTCGAAAAACTTTCAACTCAGGGTGGTGTCCTCATGA
- a CDS encoding YdbH domain-containing protein, whose amino-acid sequence MPFKRVLLILLPACLFLVLCIQCVIIFLPDISTHIVHSALGPLPGNQPFDFTVSRLGVNYTQISDISLGEDLHLDTIRFAYRMDAKHIIRVEKCIISGLNVTVHLDEEKRLRVSGFSFTQDNNQAHSGPVSDFNIHDFESYFAYLPADIVLKNSTLFFETGKERFCIPLEADIQLDRDKRRADMKLSVFPMNHKITLGAAADFLQNPVQGNVSAERFYPEMFFAMLPEADQLSIKFRGPVNFLIETKGFSTFHFELNDLGLEPEPGLNINFSNISGDLSFDKAAMALNADGTVGIASPGINLEPFSFEFLSRISSGRVDHFSLTVQNEITKTWDIIPERMTLPLSTVDFFDHIQLFAPQLKLFVSGNLDHQVGSLAFSGTGFTVFGDNEVEPKNVLDISGFQVKTEFDGNFVRPEPLKHIKFDALIDKIAFQKNNLEMNTASLDVSSDAEFAFLKSDIVLNKAKVKIKSRSVHLRHEDKRVDSPELIIESGVKKGNTGKDLVINVDAVCNQSKIASNGVTAYAGKAGITGKIKNPLSSGTKYQITPFLYDTDVTMKDQGLRVKGFHFKLPMTYPFKDIKAFGWAGAQKIILHDRIIPAVSAKVVQTSDCVVDVSGKVIHNEIPGLVIDVSARAGLDSAMSFFAKGQIAANRFSFTQKELIPFIPGIAGGYDFKFDVSAKAGFSYTNQKINSSADILVSNGTVNFVESGFSASGISTDMHFNDLLVPETLPGQYINIGSFGAGRFNCNNGKIRFSLEDGKSVNIENLKFNWCNGIVSTEAFRLPSDNNTIQLTLYCDRLEMEDLFYQIGAFDAEGGGTLSGRIPVVMNNTEIGFDNGFLFSTPGEGGRIYIRNLDRMLAGIPKNTQEFSQLDLAGEALKNFEYKWVKLKLNTHGDMLAVNMQLDGKPLSALPFEYNRNLNSFIRVNAQSPGSNFQGIKLDVNLTLPFNQVIQLSNNLKRIINP is encoded by the coding sequence ATGCCATTTAAACGTGTTCTACTCATTTTACTGCCTGCCTGTCTGTTTCTTGTGCTGTGTATTCAGTGCGTTATTATTTTTCTGCCTGACATTTCAACGCATATCGTTCATTCTGCTCTTGGCCCGTTGCCGGGGAACCAGCCCTTTGATTTTACGGTATCCCGTTTAGGCGTCAACTACACACAGATCAGTGATATCTCTTTGGGTGAGGATCTGCACCTGGACACCATCCGGTTTGCCTATCGCATGGATGCAAAACATATCATCCGCGTTGAAAAATGCATTATATCCGGGCTGAATGTTACTGTTCATCTGGATGAAGAAAAAAGACTCCGGGTCAGCGGATTTTCATTTACCCAGGATAATAATCAGGCCCATTCGGGCCCTGTATCTGATTTTAATATTCATGATTTTGAGTCCTATTTTGCATATCTGCCGGCAGACATTGTATTAAAAAACAGCACCCTCTTTTTTGAGACCGGAAAGGAGCGATTTTGTATTCCGCTGGAGGCGGATATTCAACTGGACCGGGATAAACGGCGTGCAGATATGAAACTGTCCGTTTTCCCGATGAATCACAAAATAACCCTTGGGGCCGCGGCTGATTTTTTACAAAATCCCGTGCAGGGCAATGTTTCAGCAGAACGTTTTTACCCTGAAATGTTTTTTGCCATGCTACCAGAGGCGGATCAACTTTCAATCAAGTTTCGGGGGCCTGTAAATTTTTTAATTGAAACAAAAGGCTTTTCAACGTTTCATTTTGAACTCAATGATCTTGGGCTGGAACCGGAGCCTGGCTTGAATATTAATTTCTCTAATATTTCAGGTGATCTGTCTTTTGATAAAGCAGCAATGGCGCTCAATGCAGACGGAACTGTAGGGATCGCAAGTCCAGGCATCAATCTGGAACCATTCAGCTTTGAATTTTTATCCCGGATCTCATCCGGTAGGGTTGATCACTTCTCTTTGACAGTGCAAAATGAAATCACCAAGACCTGGGATATTATACCTGAACGTATGACATTGCCTTTGTCGACGGTAGATTTTTTCGATCACATTCAACTTTTTGCTCCCCAATTAAAGTTGTTTGTTTCAGGTAATCTTGATCATCAGGTCGGCAGTTTGGCTTTTTCCGGAACAGGGTTTACGGTATTTGGAGACAACGAAGTTGAACCAAAGAACGTTCTGGATATTTCCGGGTTCCAGGTAAAGACCGAATTTGACGGCAATTTTGTCCGCCCAGAACCTTTAAAGCATATAAAATTTGATGCCCTGATTGATAAAATTGCATTTCAAAAAAATAATTTAGAAATGAACACCGCATCCTTGGATGTTTCGTCAGATGCTGAATTTGCTTTTTTAAAATCAGACATCGTTTTAAATAAAGCCAAAGTAAAGATCAAAAGCCGTTCAGTCCATTTAAGACATGAAGACAAACGTGTGGATAGCCCCGAGCTCATTATTGAATCTGGTGTAAAAAAAGGAAACACCGGTAAAGATCTCGTCATCAATGTGGACGCTGTATGCAATCAATCAAAAATTGCATCCAATGGGGTCACGGCTTATGCGGGAAAGGCCGGCATAACAGGTAAAATTAAAAATCCGTTGTCATCAGGTACCAAATATCAAATTACCCCTTTTTTGTATGACACAGACGTAACTATGAAGGATCAAGGCTTAAGGGTTAAAGGTTTTCACTTTAAACTGCCCATGACTTATCCGTTTAAAGATATAAAGGCGTTCGGGTGGGCAGGGGCCCAAAAAATTATCCTGCATGATAGAATTATCCCTGCTGTTTCTGCAAAAGTCGTCCAGACATCCGATTGTGTTGTGGATGTTTCAGGAAAAGTCATCCATAACGAAATCCCGGGTTTGGTCATTGATGTTTCCGCCCGGGCGGGCCTTGATTCGGCCATGAGTTTTTTTGCAAAAGGACAAATTGCTGCCAATCGGTTTTCCTTCACCCAAAAAGAACTGATACCGTTTATCCCCGGTATAGCCGGGGGTTATGATTTTAAATTTGACGTGTCTGCCAAAGCAGGTTTTTCTTATACTAATCAAAAAATAAATTCATCTGCCGATATCCTGGTATCCAACGGCACCGTAAATTTTGTTGAATCCGGCTTTTCGGCTTCCGGTATATCTACTGACATGCACTTTAATGATCTTTTGGTCCCTGAAACCCTTCCAGGCCAGTATATAAATATTGGATCATTTGGTGCCGGGCGTTTTAATTGCAACAATGGAAAGATAAGATTCAGCCTTGAAGACGGAAAGTCTGTTAATATTGAAAATTTGAAATTTAACTGGTGCAATGGTATTGTTTCAACAGAAGCGTTCAGACTGCCTTCGGACAATAACACAATACAGTTAACGTTGTATTGTGACCGCCTTGAAATGGAAGATTTATTTTATCAGATTGGCGCCTTTGATGCAGAAGGAGGCGGCACATTAAGCGGGCGCATCCCGGTGGTGATGAATAATACCGAAATCGGTTTTGATAACGGCTTTCTTTTTTCAACTCCCGGGGAGGGGGGGCGAATTTATATTCGGAACCTTGACCGAATGCTTGCCGGAATTCCAAAGAATACACAGGAATTTTCCCAGCTTGATCTTGCAGGAGAAGCGTTAAAAAACTTTGAGTACAAATGGGTAAAACTAAAACTCAATACCCATGGAGACATGCTTGCCGTAAACATGCAGCTGGATGGAAAGCCGCTATCTGCTTTGCCCTTTGAATATAACCGTAATCTGAACTCTTTTATTCGCGTGAATGCTCAAAGTCCTGGATCAAATTTCCAGGGAATTAAACTGGATGTTAATTTAACCCTGCCGTTTAATCAGGTTATTCAATTGAGTAATAATCTGAAGCGCATTATCAATCCTTAA
- a CDS encoding methyl-accepting chemotaxis protein: MRFKDFNLGIKLICSFLSVGIIPLGVLGAVSINLSTKALERTAFNQLEAVREIKKFQIESFFQERIGDIKVLANNPFTKNAAKALAQAFNSAGGVASNRFVGKTGEIYDAPASYKQVHDIYFKTFKHYMEQYGYYDIFLLDPVHGDTYFTVTKEADFGQRAQGIDSSLRDVWQAAKNDKISISDMRRYAPSANAPAQFLAAPIKDNGKTISILAFQLSIDAINRIMTERSGMGNTGESYLVGKDKLMRSDSYLDPDNHTVATSFADPVKGKVDTQASRDVISGKTGKERILDYNGNPVLSAYTPIKVGEIIWGLLVEIDQAEAFSSIRSIKTNIAIIALISIVLIVLIAMFIARSITIPIKKGVTMAQKMSDGDLTQTLDIDQRDEIGLLAQALNMMSSNLQKMFHDIITGTQTLTAASTELSAVSEQISSNAETTAGKSTRVSSAAQEMNNNITRVATSTEEITSNIQMIVSATEEMTATIQELSQNTATGNETTSSAVEKAKTVLDKVDALGAAAMDINKVSDTISEISEQTNLLALNATIEAARAGEAGKGFAVVAGEIKALAQQTDQATKEISSKVSGVQATTDDSVTAIKDIVEIINEINSIVSSVAVAIEEQSATTQEIANNVSHAAQGLDSVNDSVNQTSGAAGEVANDISDVSKATDEMKTGSQHVMTSAGELSKLAEELKAMMDRFKI, encoded by the coding sequence ATGCGGTTTAAAGATTTTAATCTGGGAATTAAACTTATTTGTTCTTTTCTATCTGTAGGCATTATCCCGTTGGGGGTTCTGGGCGCAGTTTCAATTAATCTGTCAACCAAGGCATTGGAGAGAACAGCATTCAATCAACTGGAGGCAGTCAGGGAAATAAAAAAATTTCAAATTGAGAGTTTTTTCCAGGAGAGAATCGGCGATATTAAAGTGCTTGCAAACAATCCGTTCACGAAAAATGCAGCCAAGGCCTTGGCCCAGGCCTTCAATTCGGCAGGCGGCGTAGCGTCAAACCGTTTTGTCGGCAAAACAGGTGAAATCTATGATGCACCGGCGTCATATAAACAGGTTCATGATATCTATTTTAAGACGTTCAAACACTACATGGAACAATATGGATATTATGATATTTTCCTGTTAGATCCGGTACATGGAGACACCTATTTTACCGTCACCAAAGAGGCAGATTTCGGCCAACGCGCACAAGGGATAGATTCGTCTTTGCGTGATGTATGGCAGGCCGCTAAGAATGACAAAATCAGCATCTCCGACATGCGCAGGTATGCGCCTTCAGCCAACGCACCTGCCCAGTTTCTGGCAGCTCCCATCAAAGACAACGGTAAAACCATAAGCATTCTTGCGTTTCAACTCTCCATTGATGCCATCAACAGAATAATGACGGAACGAAGTGGTATGGGCAACACCGGAGAATCTTATCTGGTGGGCAAAGATAAACTCATGCGCTCCGATTCATACCTTGATCCGGACAACCATACGGTTGCCACCTCTTTTGCCGATCCGGTAAAAGGGAAAGTGGATACCCAGGCGTCCAGGGATGTTATTTCAGGAAAAACCGGAAAAGAACGCATACTTGACTATAACGGCAATCCTGTGTTGTCTGCGTATACGCCAATTAAGGTAGGTGAAATTATTTGGGGACTTTTAGTTGAAATTGACCAGGCAGAAGCATTCAGTTCCATTCGGTCCATAAAAACCAATATTGCAATCATAGCGCTGATTTCCATTGTTCTAATCGTCTTGATTGCCATGTTCATTGCCCGTTCTATCACTATTCCCATCAAAAAAGGCGTGACAATGGCACAAAAAATGTCTGACGGCGATTTAACACAGACCCTTGATATCGACCAAAGAGATGAGATCGGCTTACTTGCCCAGGCATTGAATATGATGTCATCCAATCTTCAAAAAATGTTCCATGACATTATCACAGGCACACAGACTTTGACGGCAGCCTCAACTGAATTGTCGGCCGTTTCCGAGCAAATATCCTCAAATGCTGAAACCACTGCCGGAAAATCAACCAGAGTCTCATCGGCTGCCCAGGAAATGAACAACAACATAACCCGTGTGGCAACATCCACAGAAGAAATCACGTCTAACATTCAAATGATCGTATCGGCAACCGAAGAGATGACGGCAACGATTCAGGAGCTATCCCAAAACACCGCCACTGGAAATGAAACCACATCCAGTGCTGTGGAAAAAGCCAAAACAGTTCTGGATAAAGTTGATGCATTGGGTGCCGCCGCCATGGATATCAATAAAGTATCCGATACTATTTCAGAAATTTCAGAGCAGACCAATCTCCTGGCATTAAATGCCACCATTGAAGCGGCAAGGGCTGGTGAAGCCGGTAAAGGCTTTGCGGTAGTTGCAGGGGAAATAAAAGCATTAGCCCAACAAACCGACCAGGCAACAAAAGAGATCAGTTCCAAAGTTTCAGGGGTTCAGGCCACCACGGACGACTCGGTAACTGCCATAAAAGATATCGTTGAAATTATTAACGAAATTAATTCGATTGTCAGCTCAGTGGCCGTGGCTATTGAAGAACAATCCGCCACAACCCAAGAAATTGCTAACAATGTCAGCCATGCGGCACAGGGACTTGACAGCGTCAATGACAGCGTCAATCAGACATCTGGTGCGGCCGGAGAGGTCGCCAACGACATCAGTGATGTAAGCAAGGCGACAGATGAAATGAAAACAGGCAGTCAGCATGTTATGACAAGTGCAGGAGAATTATCAAAACTGGCAGAGGAATTAAAGGCAATGATGGACCGGTTCAAGATTTAA
- a CDS encoding rhomboid family intramembrane serine protease — MIPLRDEQEATSCAVATCSIIFVTGMVFVWQLITGMDDQAVAYTFGFVPAKYTMVKMAAHFSLLNKLYSPFSYIFLHGGFWHFIGNMWFLYIFGDNIEQKLGPFRFIAFYLVCGLLAAFFHFLLNLSSPVPTIGASGAIAGVMGAYFLLHPRNKILTLIPVLIFPLFVRIPAFVFLGIWFFIQFINATGQGAGAGVAWWAHIGGFLSGMALIGLNTKLPKAGFSEKVDRFTVKKRSPKLHVLSPEADPSGGSDIYGTIVLTSLEALTGTKKLVTIPWGFKKSVYRVVVPAGIRRGAMLRLKGMGKSIPGRPPGDLLLRVDIKNAI; from the coding sequence ATGATTCCTTTAAGAGATGAACAGGAAGCAACATCCTGTGCTGTGGCAACCTGTTCCATTATTTTTGTCACCGGTATGGTTTTTGTCTGGCAGTTGATTACAGGAATGGATGATCAGGCAGTTGCCTACACATTCGGCTTTGTCCCTGCAAAATATACCATGGTGAAGATGGCGGCCCATTTTTCATTGCTGAATAAATTGTACTCTCCTTTTTCCTATATCTTTCTGCACGGCGGATTTTGGCATTTTATTGGAAATATGTGGTTTCTGTATATTTTTGGAGATAACATTGAACAGAAATTAGGGCCGTTTCGGTTTATCGCTTTTTATCTGGTTTGTGGCTTGCTTGCCGCATTTTTCCATTTTTTGTTAAACCTGTCATCGCCTGTGCCGACCATTGGTGCAAGCGGCGCTATTGCAGGGGTTATGGGTGCTTATTTCCTTCTTCATCCAAGAAATAAAATTCTTACCCTGATTCCTGTCCTTATTTTTCCTTTGTTTGTCAGGATACCTGCCTTTGTTTTTTTGGGGATCTGGTTTTTTATCCAATTCATCAATGCCACAGGGCAGGGTGCCGGGGCTGGTGTTGCCTGGTGGGCGCATATTGGCGGTTTTCTTTCGGGGATGGCCTTGATTGGTCTAAATACGAAACTGCCCAAGGCCGGATTCAGTGAAAAAGTTGACAGATTCACGGTTAAAAAACGCAGCCCCAAGCTTCATGTGCTCTCCCCTGAAGCAGACCCGTCAGGCGGCTCGGATATCTACGGTACCATTGTATTGACCTCTCTTGAAGCGCTCACAGGTACTAAAAAACTTGTCACCATACCCTGGGGATTTAAAAAATCCGTTTACCGGGTGGTGGTACCCGCAGGTATCCGGCGCGGAGCCATGCTCCGGCTTAAGGGAATGGGCAAATCCATACCGGGGCGTCCTCCGGGTGATCTTTTACTTCGTGTAGACATTAAGAATGCCATTTAA